One Cervus canadensis isolate Bull #8, Minnesota chromosome 12, ASM1932006v1, whole genome shotgun sequence DNA window includes the following coding sequences:
- the PARP10 gene encoding protein mono-ADP-ribosyltransferase PARP10 produces MGEAEAQAGAAVELSGLPPSVQDELLMLYFENRRSSGGGPVASWQRLGRGGILTFEEPADAARVLARPEHTLQGARLSLRPAPPRAPARLLLQGLPPGTAPQLLEQYVQALLCAAGHPEQPCQALASPRPDRALVQLPKPLSEAEAGVLEEHARALGLEGAEVSLAWVPQARAVRVLGGGPPADLLLLELYLENERRSGGGPLEGMRNLPGHLGTVVSFRHWQVAERVLQRDHRLQGSELSLVPHYDVLEPEELAEDAGGGSRPGELGPGAPGHVLQEAGGPARVQNHAGDVTLGSEEAPGQSGASLSTGPRWDSSFLARAGPVSSGPWGSSEEEGPGSPRTVGSLDPVEIAVRSSEQVASASLGPAGSLGQEGLVETVLAMEPGAMRFIQLYHEDLLAGLGDVALFPLEGSDTTGFRLCGALAPCRAAEEFLQSLLGSVSCHMLSLKHPGSARFLLSPEGQHLLRELEARFQCVFGTEHLAGAVLETDLEEVGPTEALQALPGLSSTPWPPDDPDGDQENAGLEEVQELLATLEGLDGEDWLPLELGEEEPEGQLEEEEEAMAPGSGEGPSAPSTREPGRLQEEAELQLALYRSLQPRGQAAEQEEAVLQRALALSLMEPPPLSGGQELLRGQGPGGWAQLEVHAAFEQDMDELDRALEAALEVHLREELVGAPSCMLPAELCAHLEWYHGVSVVLRGGHIVLRGFGVQPTQAARHLAALLAGPRDQSSAFPLVASCSTLPQQRPKEPLGRLERLAESSSEFQAVVQAFCDTLDTARGRIHVVRVERVIHPLLQQQFQLHRERLEQCCERQAEQVLYHGTTVPTVPDICARGFNRSFCGRNGALYGQGVYFAKRASLSVLDRYSPPDAEGHKAVFVARVLTGDYGQGQRGLRAPPPRPPGHALLRYDSAVDCLHRPSIFVIFHDTQALPTHLIICKHKSRSLPEDAPALLSLSPAT; encoded by the exons ATGGGGGAGGCAGAGGCACAGGCGGGAGCGGCCGTGGAACTCAGTGGTCTGCCCCCCAGCGTCCAGGACGAGCTGCTCATGCTCTACTTCGAGAACCGCCGAAGCTCGGGGGGTGGGCCTGTGGCGAGTTGGCAGAGACTCGGCCGCGGGGGCATCCTCACCTTTGAGGAGCCTGCAG ATGCCGCGAGGGTCCTGGCCCGGCCGGAGCACACTCTCCAGGGGGCTCGGCTGAGCCTGCGACCAGCCCCACCACGCGCCCCTGCACGCCTGCTGCTCCAAGGACTGCCTCCAGGCACTGCACCCCAGCTCCTGGAGCAGTACGTTCAAGCTCTGCTTTGTGCCGCCGGGCACCCGGAGCAGCCTTGCCAGGCCCTGGCCAGTCCCCGACCAGATCGCGCTCTGGTGCAACTGCCCAAGCCCCTTTCTGAGGCAG AAGCTGGCGTCCTGGAGGAGCACGCCCGGGCCCTGGGCCTGGAGGGGGCTGAGGTCTCCCTGGCCTGGGTGCCCCAGGCCCGGGCAGTGCGTGTGCTAGGAGGTGGCCCCCCTGCAGACCTGCTGCTGCTAGAGCTGTACCTGGAGAATGAGCGCCGCAGTGGCGGGGGGCCCCTGGAGGGCATGCGCAACCTCCCGGGGCACCTGGGCACCGTGGTCTCCTTTCGGCACTGGCAGG TGGCCGAGCGGGTGCTGCAGCGGGACCACCGGCTGCAGGGCTCAGAGCTGAGCCTCGTCCCCCACTATGATGTTCTGGAGCCTGAGGAGCTCGCCGAGGATGCCGGTGGAGGGAGCCGCCCAGGagagctggggcctggggcccccGGGCATGTTCTCCAGGAGGCAGGAGGACCAGCAAGGGTACAGAATCATGCTGGGGATGTCACACTGGGCTCTGAGGAGGCGCCAGGGCAGTCAGGAGCCTCTCTGAGCACAGGCCCTCGCTGGGACAGCTCATTCCTGGCACGGGCTGGGCCTGTCAGCTCAGGGCCCTGGGGGTCTTCAGAAGAGGAGGGGCCGGGGAGCCCGAGGACTGTGGGGTCTCTGGACCCAGTGGAGATCGCCGTGAGGTCTTCAGAGCAGGTGGCGTCAGCGAGCCTGGGGCCCGCGGGGTCACTGGGGCAGGAGGGCCTGGTGGAGACGGTGCTGGCGATGGAGCCGGGAGCAATGCGCTTCATTCAGCTCTATCATGAGGACCTTCTCGCCGGCCTGGGAGACGTGGCCCTCTTCCCGCTCGAAGGATCAGATACGACTGGATTCCGG CTCTGTGGAGCCCTGGCCCCATGCCGGGCAGCTGAGGAGTTTCTGCAAAGTCTGCTGGGCAGTGTTAGCTGTCACATGCTGAGCCTGAAGCACCCAGGCAGTGCCAGGTTCCTGCTGAGCCCAGAGGGGCAGCACCTTCTCCGGGAGCTGGAGGCACGGTTCCAGTGCGTCTTTGGGACAGAGCATCTGGCTGGGGCCGTCCTGGAGACAGACCTGGAAGAG GTGGGCCCCACTGAGGCCCTGCAGGCCCTCCCTGGCCTCTCCTCTACCCCGTGGCCTCCAGATGATCCAGACGGTGACCAGGAGAACGCAGGCCTGG aggAGGTCCAAGAGCTGCTGGCCACCCTGGAGGGCCTGGATGGGGAAGACTGGCTGCCACTGGAGCTAGGGgaggaggagcctgaggggcagctggaggaggaggaggaggcgatGGCCCCCGGATCTGGGGAGGGGCCCTCAGCCCCCAGCACAAGAGAGCCTGGGCGGCTGCAGGAAGAGGCTGAGCTGCAGCTGGCGCTCTACCGGTCCCTGCAGCCGCGGGGCCAGGCGGCCGAGCAGGAGGAGGCTGTGCTGCAGCGGGCCCTGGCCCTCTCCCTGATGGAGCCGCCGCCCCTGAGTGGGGGACAGGAGCTCCTCCGGGGCCAGGGCCCGGGTGGCTGGGCCCAGCTGGAGGTGCACGCCGCCTTCGAGCAGGATATGGATGAGCTGGACCGGGCCCTGGAGGCTGCCTTGGAGGTGCACCTCAGGGAGGAGCTGGTGGGGGCCCCGAGCTGCATGCTGCCAGCGGAGCTGTGCGCCCACCTGGAGTGGTACCACGGCGTGAGTGTTGTCCTGCGCGGTGGCCACATCGTCCTCCGCGGCTTTGGGGTCCAGCCTACCCAGGCGGCCCGCCACCTGGCAGCGCTGCTGGCTGGCCCCCGGGATCAGAGTTCGGCCTTTCCCTTGGTTGCTTCCTGCTCCACGC TGCCACAGCAGAGGCCGAAGGAGCCCCTGGGCAGGCTGGAGCGTCTTGCTGAGAGCAGCAGTGAGTTCCAAGCAGTGGTGCAGGCCTTCTGTGACACGCTGGACACGGCCCGTGGCAGGATCCACGTGGTGCGG GTGGAGCGCGTGATACATCCGCTGCTGCAGCAGCAGTTCCAGCTGCACCGGGAGCGCCTGGAGCAGTGCTGTGAGCGGCAGGCCGAGCAGGTCCTGTACCACGGCACAACGGTGCCCACCGTCCCCGACATCTGCGCGCGGGGCTTCAACCGCAGCTTCTGCGGCCGCAATG gtgCGCTCTACGGACAGGGCGTGTACTTCGCCAAGCGCGCCTCCCTGTCGGTGCTGGACCGCTACTCGCCCCCGGATGCCGAGGGCCACAAGGCAGTGTTCGTGGCACGGGTGCTGACCGGTGACTACGGGCAGGGCCAGCGCGGGCTGCGGGCACCCCCTCCGCGGCCCCCCGGGCACGCGCTCCTGCGCTATGACAGCGCGGTGGACTGCCTCCACCGGCCCAGCATCTTCGTCATCTTCCACGACACCCAGGCGCTGCCCACCCACCTCATCATTTGCAAGCACAAGTCCCGGTCTCTCCCCGAAGACGCTCCTGCGCTCCTTAGCCTCTCCCCAGCTACCTGA
- the GRINA gene encoding protein lifeguard 1, with protein MSHEKSFLVSGDSYPPPNPGYPGGPQPSMAPYPGAPYPQAPFQPSPYGQPGYPQGPSPYPQGGYPQGPYPPGGYPQGTYPPGGYPQGPYPPGGYPQGPYPQSPFPPNPYGQPQAFPAQDPGSPHHGNYHEEGPPSYYDNQDFPATNWDDKSIRQAFIRKVFLVLTLQLSVTLSTVAVFTFVGEVKGFVRENVWTYYVSYAVFFVSLIVLSCCGDFRRKHPWNLVALSILTVSLSYMVGMIASFYNTEAVIMAVGITTTVCFTVVIFSMQTRYDFTSCMGVLLVSMVVLILFAILCIFIRNRILEIVYASLGALLFTCFLAVDTQLLLGNKQLSLSPEEYVFAALNLYTDIINIFLYILTIIGRAKE; from the exons ATGTCCCATGAAAAGAGTTTCTTGGTGTCTGGGGACAGCTATCCTCCCCCCAACCCTGGATATCCCGGAGGGCCCCAGCCCTCCATGGCACCCTACCCAGGGGCCCCTTACCCACAGGCCCCATTCCAGCCATCCCCCTATGGCCAGCCAGGGTATCCCCAGGGCCCCAGCCCTTACCCCCAAGGTGGTTACCCTCAGGGCCCCTACCCCCCTGGGGGCTACCCCCAGGGCACCTACCCCCCAGGGGGCTACCCCCAGGGCCCCTACCCACCAGGGGGCTACCCTCAGGGGCCATATCCGCAGAGCCCCTTTCCCCCCAACCCCTACGGACAGCCACAGGCCTTCCCAGCACAGGACCCTGGCT CACCTCATCATGGGAACTATCACGAGGAGGGGCCACCATCCTACTATGACAACCAGGACTTCCCTGCCACCAACTGGGACGACAAGAGCATCCGCCAGGCCTTCATCCGCAAG GTGTTCCTGGTGCTGACCCTGCAGCTGTCCGTGACCCTGTCCACCGTGGCTGTGTTCACCTTCGTCGGGGAGGTGAAGGGCTTTGTCCGGGAAAACGTCTGGACCTACTATGTCTCCTATGCCGTCTTCTTCGTCTCCCTTATTGTCCTCAGCTGCTGTGGGGACTTCCGGCGGAAGCACCCCTGGAACCTTGTTGCGCTG TCGATCCTGACTGTCAGCCTGTCCTACATGGTGGGCATGATCGCCAGCTTCTACAATACCGAGGCGGTCATCATGGCCGTAGGCATCACCACAACCGTCTGCTTCACAGTGGTCATCTTCTCCATGCAG ACCCGCTATGACTTCACATCCTGCATGGGCGTGCTCCTGGTGAGCATGGTAGTGCTCATTCTCTTCGCCATCCTCTGCATCTTCATCCGGAACCGCATCCTGGAGATCGTGTATGCCTCGCTGGGCGCTCTGCTGTTCACCTGC TTCCTGGCAGTGGACACTCAGCTGCTGCTGGGGAACAAGCAGCTGTCCCTGAGCCCGGAGGAGTATGTGTTTGCTGCGCTGAACCTCTACACGGACATCATCAACATCTTCCTATACATCCTCACCATCATTGGCCGCGCCAAGGAGTAG